GACTCTGTGGCCGGGAACAGTCGGCACAGGTCGAGCATCAAGCGTGGCGATTGTCCTGCCGCTATCCCCGCCGACGCGACGCAGAGCCGCCGCAGGCGTGGTGCGTTCCTCGGTCCTCGGGTGAGCAAGGATAGATCCAAGGGGATGGCCCTGCTCTCCAATTTCAGGCTCTCCAGCTGCTGCATCACCTGTAACGGGCATTGCAAGAATTCCAGTGGGGAGTACTGCGGGAGCTGTCGCGCGTGGTAAGCGAAGGTTTGGCGTCAACGCTGTTCGAAGAGGAAAAGCTGCGGAAGGCATAGCACGTCTTACAAACAGAGACGCTTCCTAAAACGACAAGTTTGTGATTTTTTAGGATAGGAGACGTCGCAGTAACTCACTTCTTAATTGACACCTCGACAGTGCGTTAACGGAATGgacgaaggagggagtgaaacatgAAAGAAAGAGGTTCCGCAATGGAGGGCTTGGAGACGTTTCGGTGACCTGGGGTTTATTAACTCGTACTGACATCGGACAGTCCAAGGGTGCCTTTTGCGTGTCGCCCTCAGCGAAAGGCGACCGCGTTTGATGCACGCCAGCCGCAGAGTCCCCCGTGTGCTTtacgatatcagtgcaagttaaaaatcTCTGAGATCCGATATTTATCCAAAGTCCTCCGTTAAGGCTCCCCTTTCAAAAATTCTCTTTCACTCCCCCTGCGCAGTTCACGTGCCCACAAAGATGTGAAGCGGTAAATGAATTTTACGTTTTCTGACAATCAGTTTTTGCCATTTCTCAGAGTGGTTGAAGTGTGCGCCCAACGCTTGATGACAGCCACCACTACGCATTGCCATGAAACATTGTGTAAGGGATAACTCTCTAATTTGAGGCAAAATATTGATATCAGTTACAGCTCAGGATACTGTCAGGTCATGTTAATATGGCTATATTCTGGTGGCCTCTGGAAATGCCACGGCCAAATAGAATTCTTTTTCATATGCTTGCACGCTCATATAATTGGGGGTAAATTCTCGAGATTTTGGATCATTATTCAGGGGATAAACGTAGCGCTAAATTAAAAGCAAGGACCAAGAACGCTGTTTGTGCCCATCTAGCTCAGAACTTGTATTTTTTTGCGCAACCTTTTTTTATCTCTGATATTTTTACGCACCAATTTAAATCAACTGCGTTTGAGTACTTGCAAGTAGATATTCCATATTAATTTCGCTATCTTTATTACCATACTTCATTAGTGGCACAAAAATGCGTCATTTCGAAATTTAGCGTATCAAACCTGATCAGTTTGATGAAAACGAGAGAACGTGCGCTAATCGCGTTTTAAACACTCAGAAAGCTAGGAAATACAGCTGCATGCTTACATTTGTTTGGTATATTGTACACATATATGCGTCAAGCATTAGCTGTTATATTTTTGACACACGTACATCTGTCTAGACTGCGCATAAAAAGGGGGTGgatttgatggaggcaaaacgtagaATGCCCGCGCGCTGTGAGATGCCAGCACTTGATTAAGAGCCGCGGGTGGTTGAAATTGTCAGGAGCTCTCCACTCTAGCGTccacatagcctgagtggcttttgAATTTTAAACCAGTTGaaacgaagacaaaaaaaaattggaggagaggTATTCTGTAGATTTACTACGCTAGTGACACAGCACAAACACTACAGTGCTAGTCTGGACAACTTTCCAACAGTCCTTACCTCTGCAAGAGCCGCTATTGTTTCTTGAGTCGCATATTTCCCGAGTCCAAGGTTCCGGAGTCTGAGTTCGCGAAACACGCAGCCCCTGAGGAAGTGCAGATTGCGGATGTGCGGCAGATCGCACAAGGTAAGACTCCTCAGAGGGCACAGTTGGCGCAGCCCCTCGAACACCTCTTCGGTGCACGTGGAAGGTTCGTTGCAGAAGACGCAAGTCAGAGGCCGCGCATTGAGAGCACCACGCACGTCTAGCTCCTCCAGCCTGAAGCGCGCCCTGGCGAGCTGTTCGAAGTGGCCGCGGTGGCGAAGGGCGCATGACGGCAGGGTCAGTGCGCGTAGGCGGATAAGGCCGGCGTCAGCCAGAACGGAGCAGCATTCGAAGTTCGCTTCAAAATGAAAGCCAGCGAGATTCAGCTCTCTGAGATTGATGCATCCTCTGAGGAAGCGGAGGAAGATCAGGGCATCGTTGGAACTTGCGGAACACATCTGAGCCACTGTCTCTAGTGGGGAACATTTCAGCGTCAACGCTCGCGTGTTAGGGTGCAAGTGGTAACGAGCCGCGGCTTCGAGAGTTGCAGGCACGTCGTCTTTGATCACAATAAAGATGTTCGAAAAATCTCTCTGTACTAGGTGTGGCGTCCTCCTGTCTAGGACCACGCAGTTCGTGGATGGCCTTGGATTATTCCTCACGACTACGCCCGGACAAATGCGCAGGCTTGCCTTGAAGAGGCCGAAAACATTTTCGGGCGCGGGAGCTAGACCGTATGCGTCCACAGGCTCTGTTCTTCCCGTTTCGTGGGCTACCACGGTGCGACGGTCGTCGGTGAAGGTGAATGTTTCAAACTTCCCTGCTGTGCCGCAGTGGTAGCTTTCGAGCACACTGTACGCGCTTGTTCCAACCGTTCCCCCAAACGTCATTTCGTGGTAGTGCAATCTGCGAAGACTGGAACAACGCTCGAGAATGGAGCACAACGTAAGGTGGTTGTCCATACTCTGTGACATCTCTACGTACATGCCGCACAGGGTTTCAGGCATTTGTGGCGGCATGTCGTCGTTCTGACGCTTCCATAAAAAACCTTCGTCCGTCGGGTCGACTCCACTTAAAACGATAGACCATTCGAGGAACTGCAGACAACGGAGCCTGTCTTGAAGGAGGCGAAGCACAGCTGTCGGCAACAGACGGGTGTTCGCGCAGCGTAGAGTGGTCAAATTGACGCAGCTGTGGACGCACCTTTCCATCGTTCTTGAGTCGGCTGCCAGGAAGTCATTCACGTCGAGTTCCGATATCGCCACCGCCCGGCTATCGTCAAGGTAGTCTCGAAGAGTGCGTGCCGAGCAGTTTGGGAGAAACTTTGTGGTTCGCACAACGCACGGGTCTCCAGCCAGACTTGACAACTTGCGCGAAGTTTTTTCGACGGCCATCAGATCTTCGGGCCCCAGCAACCGCAAGATGTAGCTGATTATCTCCGTCGGCAGAGACTGAAGGGGGAAGCTTTCTTCGCAAGATGCCATGACGGCCACCGTGAGGGCTTGAGTGGTTTCAGCGATACTCGCTTCCACGGATGCCGATATCACGAAACAGGCCCGGTTGTCTCAAAACTCGTCGCGTCTTCGAAAAAAACctgcgctgcgcctaagcaatcgcgtccgcgcgcggtaaaataaaacaaaaacagcggggaaggacccccgcaGAGGgcgtagctttgcgtactgctgcaactcagctcgccggcgcggcgccgcgggggggcatggccgcgcgcggcgtcgattcttctcgaatgttggaaAGTTTTGCTTCGTGTCGACGGAAAGGGAGTAAACTTGTGCGCACCAAAGTGATACTCTCCCCCCTTCACTCCGACACTGATGACTCACGTGCCGCGAacgacctagattgttctagaaggcggtttccgcgctcgaccaatgggatcgcgcgcccggcgcaaggagaaggagtttgtgtagttgaagctgcgtgtatgtgcgcgcctgccctggtgcgaacaaacagacgcggactgcgcctataaatgaggggcttcaaccgctgtctttTACCATGGGTATAGTGATGCTAGAATACctatctagtggcgcgaacggaggcgcgcggcagGCAGCATAGCAGCTGAGGCAAAATGCCTCTCcacgccgcaaggggcgctactgcgccttttactagccccccgctgctgctgccgggctGCTTCTCACATTCGGAACGACTATCCGGGCGCTGAACTGGCTGAAACGAAGTGTTTTGTCTGCGTTCTACGTTTCGGCGTGGCTCCTCGAGCTGTAAACTGTGAGTGATCCGGAGAAAATCGTCTTGCGTGTGTGAAGTTCGTGCTATAAAGACACTACAGAGAGGCACGATGCCGAAAAGGAAGACGGGCTCCCATTGCTTTGCCCCGGGCTACAGTGAACAAGAATCTATCCGAGTGGCGCGAACGGAAGGGCGCGGGCGTGTCGTTTGGCGTAGAAACCACCGggtggcgccactgcaactttttctagcggcgtcGCGGCGTCGTCGCTGGAGTTAGTGTGTGTTTCTCCGAGTCGTTGTTCCGGTGCGGTGTACTAATAAGCCTGTAGCTAATAAACATGCATGCCATTTGCTTCAACTAGCTTCAACGTAACCTCATAGgcaccttttttttccccctttaagCATTTCGGCGATAATGAAAAATCGCGTCGTCGTATGCCGTCTGCTACCGAGAACGGGCGCCGGGCAATGAGAGAGGCTCACAGATTTGCCGGTGGATGTTAGTTGTCTAGGTGCATCTTTTGCCAGGCTGATATTGTTTACCTGGGATTATAGTTTGGTGCCATGggctttaacgtcctaaagcaaatcaggctattagggacgccgtagtggagggctctggatatttcgaccaaccgggttctttaacgtgcactgacatcgcgtacagtacacgggcctctagcatatcgcctccatcaaaatgcgatcggcgcggccgggattgaaccggtGTCTTTTGAATCAGCatccgagcgcaataaccactgagccaccgcggcgacttaatTATAGAGAACTACACCTCTCAATCATTTCTGTGCGCGCGCCTACGTGTGATCTAGTCTTATAAAGAAATCAGTTTTTTCCTGAGACGGTTAagcggcctcagaaacgcattttgttcagaaaattttacccatgactgaaaatatttccaacccaattttcggaaaattttacttgcagtgtatgcatgacaTAAGCCAGGTTGATAAATAATACACGGGAGGCGAGCATTATACTTTTAGTGGCAATTGCGGAcatgtaaaagaaaaactgaagcaaATATTGGTTTGATGGCAGGCCCATTATTGGTGTAACCAGCCTAAATTAGGTTACATAGAAATTTCATCCGTGGAAACAAGGCTGGGCTTAATTGCAGCTACCCTAACAGGGTGCTTCGCAAATCTAAGTGCATAGACTCATTTTCAGGGACTTAGAAGCTTGGCATTCCCGGTTGTTGCTGCTATTGATGCTTTTCATAAGGAAGTGAAGGCGGGTTGTTATGTAAAAAGCAGTGAGCTCGGCTGCAACATTCTCACAGTGGTCTGGACAGCGAATTAAGTCGaagctctgtttttgccttaaccaCATCTACAATATCAATGATACTGTCTGCATGTAGTTCCAGGAGGCTAAAACATGTTGTGAAAGCATTTTCTAGGTCAGCTACAAATTTGTACAGGGCGGCAGCGGGATACAGAAGACCACCGTTGCCTTTCATGCGAATGAACTGGGCTAGGTTTAAGTGCCCAGCCGCCTCTTTGGTAAACAAAACCAAAttgaggcagctttcacagcccatCTTCAGGACTCATTTCCCGGCCACATAACCAGCTATATAAAATATTAGCCGGCTGTCACTTGATGCCacagtgcaagtggaatggtCTGGGGGCAATTTCGGGAACACTGCATTTGTTGCATCTATGTTGCCTGCATCTAGCAGTTTATCAACAAGTTCCTGCCTGCTACTATGGGagctttgctggccagcatctgcatCCAAAAGGGAACAGCACGGATTTCTCGTGAAGAATGTCAAGTTTGTTGTCTCTTCGTATCGATGTGTTGCGAAGAGCACGCtggcgtcactgtcgcaatttatccGGCACCAGGTCTTTGAGGGAAGCATCACTCCTCGAAGCATGTTAACTCTGAAGGGATCGCACTCG
The Amblyomma americanum isolate KBUSLIRL-KWMA chromosome 3, ASM5285725v1, whole genome shotgun sequence genome window above contains:
- the LOC144123093 gene encoding uncharacterized protein LOC144123093 encodes the protein MASCEESFPLQSLPTEIISYILRLLGPEDLMAVEKTSRKLSSLAGDPCVVRTTKFLPNCSARTLRDYLDDSRAVAISELDVNDFLAADSRTMERCVHSCVNLTTLRCANTRLLPTAVLRLLQDRLRCLQFLEWSIVLSGVDPTDEGFLWKRQNDDMPPQMPETLCGMYVEMSQSMDNHLTLCSILERCSSLRRLHYHEMTFGGTVGTSAYSVLESYHCGTAGKFETFTFTDDRRTVVAHETGRTEPVDAYGLAPAPENVFGLFKASLRICPGVVVRNNPRPSTNCVVLDRRTPHLVQRDFSNIFIVIKDDVPATLEAAARYHLHPNTRALTLKCSPLETVAQMCSASSNDALIFLRFLRGCINLRELNLAGFHFEANFECCSVLADAGLIRLRALTLPSCALRHRGHFEQLARARFRLEELDVRGALNARPLTCVFCNEPSTCTEEVFEGLRQLCPLRSLTLCDLPHIRNLHFLRGCVFRELRLRNLGLGKYATQETIAALAEVMQQLESLKLESRAIPLDLSLLTRGPRNAPRLRRLCVASAGIAAGQSPRLMLDLCRLFPATESVHVHSWIPGVAWEPLSVIGPHC